A region of Rhodoferax potami DNA encodes the following proteins:
- a CDS encoding H-NS histone family protein, with amino-acid sequence MSNLIDIQSQIEKLQKQANEIKAKEFHSTVQEILVKMQAFGITVKDLQTTKPSKGPKQKSKEAAPKAAKKDKKAGASVAAKYRGPNGETWSGRGLTPKWLSALIAQGQPKESFAIAPQDGTTASSAS; translated from the coding sequence TTGTCTAATCTCATCGATATTCAGTCGCAAATCGAAAAGCTGCAAAAACAGGCAAATGAAATTAAAGCCAAAGAATTTCACAGCACGGTGCAAGAGATCCTGGTGAAAATGCAGGCTTTTGGTATCACGGTCAAAGACCTGCAAACTACCAAGCCCTCCAAGGGTCCCAAACAAAAGTCGAAAGAAGCCGCACCCAAAGCCGCTAAAAAAGACAAAAAGGCGGGTGCAAGCGTTGCTGCCAAATATCGCGGCCCTAATGGAGAAACATGGTCCGGACGTGGCCTGACTCCCAAGTGGCTGTCGGCTTTGATTGCCCAGGGTCAGCCTAAAGAGAGCTTTGCGATCGCTCCTCAAGACGGCACTACCGCCAGCAGCGCTTCGTAA
- a CDS encoding wax ester/triacylglycerol synthase family O-acyltransferase, with protein sequence MVTRVIAKKVASKARSTIAETVAPVAPVAKSVTRRARKAAGTVQKNVADAVAGTLGLQGERMSKVDTAWLRMDSSANLMMIVGVWVTKPGLPLADLKLRVEERLLKYPRFKQRVVEDAAGATWVEDADFQLDRHVVTETLAKKPRGREQEALQERLAALTMEPLDRDRPLWQFHLVENYKGGSALMVRIHHCIADGIALISVTQSLVDGGSPPPQRRSKAARAQGMDGAEEWLSDALLKPFTHLAVKALGAAGDGAVKSMSLLMEPQKGMESGMHSSVDMAKMAYQVVSDLAALALMPDDSPTRLKGQPGNAKRVAWCAPLPLEEVKAVGKALNCSINDVLLSCVAGAIGAYLREQGDAVSGKEIRAMVPVNLRPLEHAYKLGNQFGLAPLVLPIGLDNPVERVYEVRARMRGLKGSMQPLLAFGLLAVAGLLIKPAQDALLSLFSKKTTAVMTNVPGPREKLKICGSTIEENLFWVPQSGSVGLGVSILSYGGGVQFGVVTDATLCPDPQKIIDQFEPEFAKLSVLTLMLPWGE encoded by the coding sequence ATGGTCACCCGAGTTATTGCCAAGAAGGTTGCAAGCAAGGCCCGCAGCACGATCGCTGAAACGGTAGCGCCGGTCGCCCCAGTGGCCAAAAGTGTGACGCGCCGTGCCCGCAAGGCCGCCGGCACAGTGCAGAAAAATGTGGCGGATGCCGTCGCAGGCACTTTGGGCTTGCAGGGTGAACGCATGTCCAAGGTCGATACCGCATGGCTACGCATGGACTCCAGTGCCAACTTGATGATGATCGTGGGTGTGTGGGTGACCAAGCCGGGCCTGCCCTTGGCGGACCTCAAGTTGCGCGTCGAAGAGCGCCTGCTCAAGTACCCTCGATTCAAGCAGCGGGTGGTGGAAGACGCGGCCGGCGCGACGTGGGTAGAGGACGCCGATTTTCAGCTCGATCGCCATGTGGTCACCGAAACCTTGGCGAAAAAACCCCGCGGGCGTGAGCAGGAGGCTTTGCAAGAGCGCCTTGCCGCCTTGACGATGGAGCCTTTGGATCGCGACCGCCCCTTGTGGCAGTTTCATTTGGTCGAGAACTATAAGGGCGGCTCTGCCCTGATGGTGCGGATTCACCACTGCATTGCAGATGGCATTGCCCTGATCTCGGTGACCCAGTCTCTGGTGGATGGCGGTAGCCCGCCGCCCCAACGCCGCAGCAAGGCGGCACGTGCCCAAGGGATGGATGGCGCAGAAGAATGGCTGAGCGATGCGCTGCTCAAACCCTTTACCCATCTGGCAGTGAAAGCACTGGGTGCTGCCGGGGATGGCGCGGTGAAGTCCATGTCTTTGCTGATGGAGCCGCAAAAGGGCATGGAGTCTGGCATGCACAGCTCGGTCGACATGGCCAAGATGGCCTACCAGGTCGTGAGCGACTTGGCAGCCTTGGCCCTGATGCCGGACGATTCGCCCACGCGCCTCAAAGGGCAGCCTGGCAATGCCAAGCGGGTAGCTTGGTGTGCGCCGCTTCCACTGGAAGAGGTGAAAGCCGTGGGCAAGGCCTTGAATTGCTCCATCAATGATGTGTTGCTGAGCTGCGTGGCAGGCGCCATTGGTGCCTATTTGCGTGAGCAGGGCGATGCTGTGAGCGGCAAGGAAATCCGGGCGATGGTGCCGGTCAATTTGCGACCGCTGGAGCATGCCTACAAGCTGGGCAACCAGTTCGGGCTTGCGCCTTTGGTGCTGCCCATCGGCTTGGATAACCCGGTAGAGCGGGTGTACGAGGTGCGTGCCCGCATGCGCGGCCTCAAAGGCAGCATGCAGCCACTGTTGGCCTTCGGTTTGTTGGCAGTGGCTGGTTTGCTGATCAAGCCGGCGCAGGATGCTTTGCTGAGCTTGTTCTCCAAAAAGACCACGGCCGTGATGACCAATGTGCCCGGACCACGGGAGAAACTCAAAATCTGCGGTTCTACGATCGAGGAAAACCTGTTCTGGGTGCCCCAGAGCGGGTCCGTCGGCTTGGGCGTTTCTATTTTGAGTTACGGCGGCGGTGTGCAGTTCGGCGTCGTGACGGATGCCACGCTGTGCCCGGATCCTCAAAAAATCATTGACCAGTTTGAGCCGGAGTTTGCCAAGCTGTCGGTATTGACCTTGATGCTGCCCTGGGGCGAGTGA
- a CDS encoding response regulator — MRLLLVEDDVMVASGIKLGLSDAGYAVDWVGSAERALEVTSTESFDVAVVDIGLPNMDGLSLTQAMRKSGQTMPVLILTARDALQDRVQGLDMGADDYMVKPFELPELLARLRALLRRSQAATSSVLSFGPLELDTAQRVACIRVDGAAATALELGPREWTVMEYLLLQAPKPANKDKLLQALTGWDKEITPNAVEVYISRLRGKLEPHGVALRSIRGFGYRLELAAA; from the coding sequence ATGCGTCTGTTACTTGTAGAAGATGACGTGATGGTTGCCAGCGGCATCAAACTGGGTTTGTCTGACGCCGGTTATGCCGTCGACTGGGTGGGCAGTGCTGAGCGCGCGCTGGAGGTCACCAGCACAGAGTCGTTTGATGTGGCGGTTGTGGACATCGGCTTGCCGAATATGGATGGCCTCTCGCTCACCCAAGCGATGCGCAAGTCAGGCCAGACCATGCCGGTATTGATCCTCACCGCGCGTGATGCGCTGCAGGATCGGGTCCAGGGGCTGGACATGGGCGCGGATGACTACATGGTCAAGCCTTTTGAGCTGCCTGAGTTGTTGGCGCGCTTGCGGGCTTTGCTGCGGCGGTCCCAGGCGGCCACTTCCTCGGTGCTGAGCTTTGGTCCGCTGGAGCTGGATACCGCGCAGCGCGTCGCTTGCATCCGGGTAGACGGTGCGGCGGCTACTGCGCTTGAGCTCGGTCCGCGGGAGTGGACTGTGATGGAGTACCTGCTTTTGCAGGCTCCCAAGCCCGCAAACAAAGACAAGCTGCTGCAGGCGCTGACAGGCTGGGACAAAGAAATCACCCCCAATGCGGTGGAGGTGTACATCTCCCGGCTCAGAGGGAAGTTAGAGCCGCATGGCGTGGCGTTGCGCTCTATCCGCGGTTTCGGATACCGGCTAGAACTAGCCGCGGCCTGA
- the argB gene encoding acetylglutamate kinase encodes MTDASSPAAATIAPFDQAQILARALPYIRKFHGKTMVIKYGGNAMTDPALQKAFAEDVVLLKLVGINPVVVHGGGPQIEGLLKRLGKKGEFIQGMRVTDPETMEVVEWVLGGEVQQDIVGLINQAGGKAVGLTGRDGAMIRAQKLKMLDNADPTKEHDVGQVGDIVSVDPSVVKALQDDAFIPVVSPIGFGENNESYNINADVVAAKLATVLQAEKLMMLTNISGVLDKQGALMTDLTAQRIDELFADGTISGGMLPKIAGALDAAKSGVNSVHIIDGRVPHVLLLEILTDQAFGTMIRSH; translated from the coding sequence ATGACCGACGCTTCTTCCCCCGCCGCCGCGACCATCGCCCCTTTTGACCAGGCCCAGATTCTGGCGCGGGCCTTGCCCTACATCCGCAAGTTCCATGGCAAGACCATGGTCATCAAATATGGCGGCAACGCCATGACCGATCCCGCGCTGCAAAAAGCCTTTGCGGAAGACGTGGTGTTGCTCAAGCTGGTCGGTATCAATCCGGTCGTGGTGCATGGTGGCGGGCCTCAAATTGAAGGTCTGCTCAAACGCCTCGGTAAAAAAGGGGAGTTCATCCAAGGGATGCGGGTCACAGATCCCGAAACCATGGAAGTGGTCGAATGGGTACTCGGCGGCGAGGTCCAGCAAGATATCGTCGGTTTGATCAATCAGGCTGGCGGCAAGGCGGTCGGTTTGACCGGGCGCGATGGCGCCATGATCCGCGCCCAGAAGCTCAAGATGCTTGACAACGCAGACCCCACCAAAGAACACGACGTGGGTCAGGTCGGGGATATTGTCAGTGTCGATCCCAGTGTGGTGAAAGCCTTGCAAGACGATGCATTCATCCCGGTGGTCAGCCCGATTGGTTTTGGTGAGAACAACGAGAGCTACAACATCAACGCCGATGTGGTGGCTGCCAAGCTGGCCACGGTGCTCCAGGCCGAAAAGCTGATGATGTTGACCAACATCAGCGGCGTGCTGGACAAGCAGGGCGCCTTGATGACAGACCTGACCGCCCAGCGGATTGATGAGTTGTTTGCCGATGGCACGATCAGCGGCGGCATGTTGCCCAAAATCGCCGGTGCGCTGGATGCGGCCAAAAGCGGTGTCAACTCGGTCCACATCATCGATGGACGGGTGCCCCATGTGCTGCTGCTCGAAATCCTGACGGATCAAGCCTTCGGCACTATGATCCGCTCCCATTGA
- the slmA gene encoding nucleoid occlusion factor SlmA gives MTDTSVETPSADAPTRKRPKPGERRVQILQMLASMLEQPGGERITTAALAARLEVSEAALYRHFASKAQMFEGLIDFIEQTVFSLINQIIEKEAADPAPDVGVRQSHRILSMLVQFAEKNPGMARVMVGDALVLEHERLQQRMNALFDKVEATVKQCLRDGRLAAPAQVGAVDAQIQASTAVAFVAGRLQRFARSGFKRLPSEHLDSALGLMLG, from the coding sequence ATGACTGATACCTCTGTTGAGACACCATCTGCCGACGCGCCAACGCGCAAGCGGCCCAAACCCGGAGAGCGCCGGGTTCAGATTCTCCAAATGTTGGCCAGCATGCTGGAGCAACCCGGTGGCGAACGCATTACGACCGCGGCATTGGCCGCGCGGCTGGAGGTCAGCGAGGCCGCGCTGTACCGGCATTTCGCCAGCAAGGCGCAAATGTTTGAGGGCTTGATTGATTTCATCGAGCAGACGGTTTTTTCGCTGATCAACCAGATCATTGAAAAAGAGGCCGCCGACCCCGCCCCCGATGTCGGCGTGCGGCAGTCGCACCGCATTCTCAGCATGTTGGTGCAGTTTGCCGAGAAGAACCCCGGCATGGCCCGTGTGATGGTGGGGGACGCACTGGTGCTGGAGCACGAGCGCTTGCAGCAGCGCATGAACGCGCTGTTTGACAAAGTGGAAGCCACGGTCAAGCAATGCCTGCGGGATGGCCGCTTGGCGGCACCGGCGCAGGTGGGTGCGGTCGATGCGCAAATTCAAGCTTCTACGGCGGTGGCTTTTGTGGCGGGCCGCTTGCAGCGCTTTGCCCGATCCGGGTTCAAGCGCTTGCCGTCGGAGCACCTCGACAGCGCATTGGGTTTGATGCTGGGGTAA
- a CDS encoding patatin-like phospholipase family protein, with product MKAPQRTRPKIAMALAGGGPLGAIYEIGALCALEEGLGGIDLNQLDHYVGVSAGGFIAAALANGMTPRQLCASFIENDPRSGDYFDPSWLMEPAYGEFLRRGLLVPGLMGAVGWDMLRGRASLVQALERMAPALPTGVFSNRQIDTQLARLFSKPGRTNDFRQLACKLTLVATQLDSAQAVAFGSNGWDHVPISKAVQASSALPGLFPPVVIDDQYYVDGAMKKTMHASVALEQGADLLLCLNPLVPFDASSPQAHAQDAAGASRGSRPIPRMVDGGLPSVMSQTFRSMIHSRMELGMKHYAHAYPHTDIVLLEPDHRDPELYLANTFSYAQRRQLAEHAYQQTRALLRAQRARLSEQLLRHGITLNLPILNDNTRQLIAPSPPTSRWGQALGTLEGVMEDLSQVVHHKTMLRH from the coding sequence ATGAAGGCACCACAACGCACCCGCCCCAAAATCGCCATGGCCCTGGCCGGCGGCGGTCCGCTAGGCGCCATCTATGAAATAGGTGCGCTGTGCGCCCTGGAAGAGGGCCTGGGGGGCATCGACCTCAACCAACTGGATCACTACGTCGGGGTATCTGCAGGGGGATTTATTGCTGCGGCGCTGGCCAACGGAATGACTCCGCGACAGCTTTGTGCCTCTTTTATTGAAAACGATCCGCGCTCGGGTGATTACTTCGATCCCTCGTGGCTGATGGAACCCGCCTATGGCGAGTTTTTGCGCCGCGGCCTCCTGGTACCAGGACTGATGGGGGCCGTCGGCTGGGACATGCTCCGCGGTCGCGCCTCTTTGGTACAGGCGCTTGAGCGCATGGCGCCCGCGCTGCCGACCGGTGTTTTCTCTAATCGGCAGATTGATACACAACTCGCGCGTTTGTTCAGCAAACCGGGAAGAACGAATGATTTCCGCCAACTCGCCTGCAAACTCACACTGGTAGCCACGCAACTCGACAGTGCACAGGCCGTCGCGTTCGGCAGCAATGGCTGGGACCATGTACCGATCTCCAAAGCAGTTCAGGCGAGCTCCGCGCTGCCCGGCTTGTTTCCGCCCGTCGTGATTGACGATCAGTACTACGTCGACGGCGCGATGAAGAAGACCATGCACGCCTCGGTGGCCTTAGAGCAGGGTGCTGACTTGCTCTTGTGTCTCAACCCTTTGGTGCCCTTCGATGCGAGTTCGCCACAAGCCCATGCGCAAGACGCGGCAGGCGCCTCCAGGGGAAGCCGCCCCATTCCCCGCATGGTGGACGGGGGCCTGCCCTCCGTGATGAGTCAGACCTTTCGCTCGATGATCCACTCCCGCATGGAGTTGGGCATGAAGCACTATGCCCACGCCTACCCGCACACCGATATCGTCTTGCTGGAGCCGGACCACCGCGACCCGGAGCTGTACCTCGCCAACACCTTCAGCTACGCACAACGCCGGCAGCTGGCCGAGCACGCGTATCAACAGACGCGCGCCCTGCTACGCGCCCAACGCGCTCGCCTGTCGGAACAACTACTCCGCCACGGCATCACTTTGAATTTACCGATACTCAACGACAACACACGCCAACTCATCGCGCCGAGCCCACCAACGTCACGCTGGGGCCAAGCTTTGGGTACATTGGAGGGCGTTATGGAAGATCTATCGCAAGTGGTTCACCACAAGACTATGTTGAGGCACTGA
- a CDS encoding sensor histidine kinase: MSKGLQRRLLLLLLLPLFLLAMLNAWFDFRSADSAALQQDRQLVRMVPLLADSVVAKGDLASPALVLLTAPPVDEFLNSRPGMSAMAVVGMDGVVRAGADWLYGMPPSTKEPAFSSQEFEGVTYRIVSQRVQTVAGELVVRLADGSDPRQQWLRLLALKVLLPNLILAFAGFFAVRWAVGTALRPLLTLREALERRSPRDLSALDPDASPDEVRPLVESLNRLFGLVNAQAESQARFVADAAHQLRTPLAGLQAQVEAWAQVVDPHGSKGKAAIAPERAAPNAITLGADQVLRLRHAARRTSQLANQLLALSRADSRSANIQPLQRVDLLQLCETLLESQLDAAMAKQIDLGLDVSPVHVSGQEWLLRELMTNLVDNAIKYTQEGGRVTIRCGQQGQAFLEVEDDGPGVPSGERYRVLERFYRVAGTAVEGNGLGLAIASEIAHVHRSQLELQAGAGGKGLRVTLRFPLA; encoded by the coding sequence ATGTCCAAGGGTTTGCAGCGGCGTTTGCTGTTGCTGCTACTGCTCCCCTTGTTTTTGTTGGCCATGCTGAACGCGTGGTTTGACTTTCGCTCTGCCGACAGTGCCGCCTTGCAGCAAGACCGGCAATTGGTCCGCATGGTCCCTTTGCTAGCGGATTCGGTGGTTGCCAAGGGCGATCTGGCGTCGCCGGCCTTGGTGCTGCTCACGGCACCGCCCGTTGATGAGTTTTTGAATAGCCGCCCCGGCATGTCGGCCATGGCCGTCGTTGGCATGGATGGCGTTGTGCGCGCTGGGGCCGACTGGCTCTACGGTATGCCGCCCAGCACCAAGGAGCCTGCTTTTTCGAGCCAGGAGTTTGAGGGCGTCACCTACCGCATCGTCAGCCAGAGGGTGCAAACCGTGGCGGGTGAGCTCGTGGTGCGGCTTGCCGACGGTTCCGACCCCCGCCAGCAATGGCTGCGTTTGCTGGCGTTGAAGGTGTTGCTACCGAACTTGATTTTGGCTTTCGCCGGATTTTTTGCGGTGCGTTGGGCGGTGGGCACCGCTTTGCGTCCCCTGCTAACCCTGCGCGAGGCTTTGGAGCGTCGCTCCCCGAGGGATTTGTCCGCCCTTGACCCCGATGCGTCGCCAGACGAGGTGAGGCCCTTGGTGGAGTCGCTGAACCGCTTGTTCGGCCTGGTGAATGCGCAGGCAGAAAGCCAGGCCCGGTTTGTTGCGGATGCCGCGCACCAATTGCGCACCCCGCTTGCCGGTTTGCAAGCACAGGTCGAGGCATGGGCGCAGGTGGTGGATCCGCATGGAAGTAAGGGAAAAGCGGCAATAGCCCCCGAAAGAGCTGCACCTAACGCTATCACTTTAGGAGCGGATCAGGTTTTGCGGCTTCGCCATGCGGCGCGGCGCACTTCGCAGCTTGCCAATCAATTGCTGGCCTTGTCGCGGGCGGATTCGCGCAGCGCCAACATTCAGCCACTGCAACGCGTGGACCTCTTGCAGCTGTGTGAAACGCTGTTGGAATCCCAGCTGGATGCGGCCATGGCCAAACAAATAGACCTCGGGCTGGATGTCAGCCCGGTTCATGTAAGTGGCCAGGAGTGGTTGCTGCGCGAGCTGATGACCAACTTGGTGGACAACGCGATCAAATACACGCAAGAGGGCGGCCGGGTCACGATCCGTTGCGGGCAACAAGGCCAGGCATTTCTGGAGGTCGAAGACGATGGCCCCGGTGTGCCCTCCGGTGAGCGCTACCGGGTGCTGGAGCGCTTCTATCGGGTAGCGGGTACCGCCGTGGAGGGCAATGGCTTGGGCCTGGCCATTGCCAGCGAAATCGCCCATGTCCACCGCAGCCAGTTGGAGTTGCAGGCAGGTGCTGGAGGCAAGGGGCTGCGGGTGACACTCCGCTTTCCCCTCGCTTGA
- a CDS encoding TetR/AcrR family transcriptional regulator — translation MVKKAPRRTAERILETTLELFNRFGEPNVSTTLISAELGISPGNLYYHYPAKDELINSLFDRYERALNELLNASDNVRDVEDAWFFMHTLFELIWQYRFLYRDLNDLLSKNRRLETHFQSVLKNKTRSIRAMLECMARTGSLQMDIREMEPTATSMVVVLTYWLSFEYVRDPRNALEPASAQAALLRGGQHVLNLLVPYLQVQQRNHLLQLSGAYQAP, via the coding sequence ATGGTTAAAAAAGCGCCCCGACGCACCGCTGAGCGGATTCTGGAAACCACCCTGGAGCTGTTCAACCGCTTTGGTGAGCCCAACGTTTCGACCACCTTGATTTCTGCCGAGCTGGGCATCAGCCCTGGCAACCTGTATTACCACTATCCAGCCAAAGACGAGCTGATCAACTCGCTGTTTGACCGGTACGAGCGTGCGCTAAATGAACTGCTGAACGCCAGTGACAATGTCCGCGACGTGGAAGACGCATGGTTCTTCATGCACACGCTGTTCGAGCTGATTTGGCAGTACCGCTTCCTGTACCGCGATTTGAACGACTTGCTCAGCAAAAATCGCCGCCTGGAGACCCATTTCCAGAGCGTTTTGAAGAACAAGACCCGCTCCATCCGCGCGATGCTGGAGTGCATGGCGCGCACCGGATCCCTGCAAATGGACATCCGCGAGATGGAGCCCACAGCCACCAGCATGGTGGTGGTGCTGACGTATTGGCTGAGCTTTGAATATGTGCGTGACCCCCGCAACGCCTTGGAGCCCGCAAGTGCCCAAGCGGCGCTCTTGCGGGGTGGCCAACATGTGCTCAACCTCCTGGTACCGTACCTGCAAGTCCAACAACGCAACCACTTGCTGCAACTCAGCGGTGCGTACCAGGCGCCTTGA
- a CDS encoding phasin family protein has protein sequence MVKKIQKNKPAPAAGSPLSASVKDSAQQIWQAGLGAFTRAQAEGSKAFEALVKEGVSIQRKTQAAAEDKINEATAKMSTMATDISSKATGQWDKLENIFEERVAKALHKLGVPSAKEVTSLIERIDALNHAVQQLSAQPKSSTGKAASSSPATPLKKKAAAKKVTAPAATSKPAPPRKHALHAQLPKKRPPLRPLPRPANKYHPATRLKERGRASALFHVRPPVAAQH, from the coding sequence ATGGTCAAGAAAATTCAGAAAAACAAACCCGCCCCTGCCGCCGGCAGCCCCTTGTCGGCATCCGTCAAGGACTCTGCACAACAGATCTGGCAAGCCGGCCTCGGGGCATTCACCCGCGCCCAAGCAGAGGGAAGCAAAGCATTCGAAGCCCTGGTGAAAGAAGGCGTCAGTATTCAGCGCAAGACCCAAGCTGCGGCGGAAGACAAAATCAACGAAGCCACGGCAAAAATGTCCACCATGGCCACCGATATCAGCAGCAAGGCAACCGGACAGTGGGACAAACTGGAAAACATTTTTGAAGAGCGCGTGGCCAAAGCGCTCCACAAACTCGGCGTCCCGTCTGCCAAAGAAGTGACATCGCTTATCGAGCGCATTGATGCACTGAACCATGCCGTTCAACAGCTGTCCGCACAACCCAAGTCGTCCACAGGCAAAGCTGCAAGCAGCTCACCGGCAACACCACTGAAGAAAAAGGCGGCGGCCAAAAAAGTGACGGCTCCCGCTGCAACCAGCAAGCCGGCTCCGCCAAGAAAGCACGCGCTCCACGCGCAGCTGCCAAAAAAGCGTCCGCCACTCCGGCCGCTGCCAAGGCCAGCGAATAAATACCACCCAGCCACACGGTTGAAAGAAAGAGGGCGCGCGAGCGCCCTCTTTCACGTCCGGCCACCTGTTGCAGCGCAGCATTAA
- a CDS encoding SDR family oxidoreductase: MRYFVTGATGFIGKRLVKKLLQRKGATVHFLIRQESEEKVAGLREYWGLTDSKSQGRAVPVFGDLKGKKLGVSAETVKTLKGQVDHFYHLAAVYDLEADEESQIAVNVDGTRNTVEFAKAIDAGHFHHVSSIAAAGLYEGVFREDMFEEAENYDHPYFMTKHESEKIVRKECKVPWSVYRPAMVVGDSTTGEMDKIDGPYYFFKLIQRMRQLLPPWMPSIGLEGGRVNIVPVDFVVDALNAISHKQGIAKQCYHLVDPVGYRVGDVLDIFSKAAHAPKMNIFVNAALLGFIPRSVTKSLMALAPVRRVRSAIMKDLSLPEDMMTFINYPTRFDCRGALAMLKGTGVECPNLKDYAWKLWDYWERHLDPDLHIDRTLRGTVGGKVVLITGGSSGIGLAAAHKFAEAGATTIICGRDVDKLKEACKEAKAKGYNFVAYPADIADMADCDRFVALLIENHGGVDFLINNAGRSIRRAIESSYDRFHDYERTMQLNYFGCLRVTMGLLPGMVAKRKGHVVNISSIGVLTNAPRFSAYVASKAALDAWTRCASSEFADQGISFTTINMPLVRTPMIAPTGIYNNVPTLSPEQAADMVADACISKPVRIATRLGITGQVMHALVPRIAQIAMNTSFRMFPDSSAAKGAKPGEKSKLSPEAIAMQQMMRGIHF; encoded by the coding sequence ATGCGGTATTTCGTCACGGGAGCTACAGGATTCATTGGTAAACGTCTGGTCAAGAAGTTGTTGCAGCGCAAAGGCGCTACGGTGCATTTCCTGATCCGGCAAGAGAGTGAAGAAAAGGTAGCGGGGTTGCGGGAGTATTGGGGGCTGACGGACAGCAAGTCCCAAGGGCGGGCCGTTCCTGTTTTTGGCGATCTCAAAGGAAAAAAACTCGGAGTTTCTGCAGAGACCGTCAAAACCCTGAAAGGGCAGGTGGATCACTTCTACCATTTGGCTGCGGTTTATGACTTGGAGGCTGATGAGGAATCTCAGATCGCGGTGAATGTAGACGGCACGCGAAACACGGTGGAGTTCGCCAAAGCTATCGATGCGGGCCATTTCCACCATGTGTCTTCGATTGCTGCCGCGGGTCTGTATGAAGGCGTATTCCGCGAGGATATGTTTGAAGAAGCGGAAAACTACGATCATCCTTACTTCATGACCAAGCACGAGAGTGAAAAAATCGTGCGCAAAGAATGCAAGGTGCCGTGGTCGGTGTACCGCCCCGCCATGGTAGTCGGCGACAGCACTACCGGCGAGATGGACAAGATCGATGGTCCGTACTATTTTTTCAAGCTGATTCAACGCATGCGTCAGTTGCTCCCGCCATGGATGCCATCTATCGGCCTGGAAGGGGGGCGGGTCAACATTGTTCCGGTTGACTTTGTGGTCGATGCGCTGAACGCGATCAGCCACAAGCAAGGGATCGCCAAGCAGTGTTACCACCTGGTAGATCCCGTCGGCTACCGGGTGGGTGATGTCCTGGATATTTTCAGCAAGGCTGCACATGCGCCGAAGATGAACATATTTGTGAACGCTGCCTTGTTGGGGTTTATTCCGCGTAGCGTGACCAAAAGCCTGATGGCGCTGGCACCGGTGCGGCGGGTGCGCAGTGCCATCATGAAGGACCTGAGCCTGCCCGAAGACATGATGACCTTCATCAACTACCCGACCCGCTTTGATTGCCGGGGGGCTTTGGCAATGCTCAAGGGCACGGGCGTCGAGTGCCCGAATCTCAAGGATTACGCGTGGAAGCTGTGGGACTACTGGGAGCGTCACCTCGACCCCGATTTACATATTGACCGCACCTTGCGAGGCACTGTGGGGGGCAAAGTGGTGTTGATCACCGGAGGGTCATCCGGTATCGGGCTGGCAGCGGCCCATAAGTTTGCGGAGGCGGGTGCCACGACCATCATCTGCGGTCGCGACGTGGATAAATTGAAAGAGGCCTGCAAGGAAGCCAAGGCCAAGGGGTATAACTTTGTGGCGTACCCCGCAGATATTGCCGATATGGCCGATTGCGACCGTTTTGTGGCCTTGTTGATTGAAAACCATGGAGGCGTGGACTTTTTGATCAATAACGCGGGTCGCTCCATCCGCCGCGCCATCGAGTCGAGTTATGACCGTTTCCACGACTACGAGCGCACCATGCAATTGAATTATTTTGGTTGCTTGCGGGTGACCATGGGTTTATTGCCGGGTATGGTGGCCAAGAGAAAAGGGCATGTGGTCAATATCAGCTCCATTGGCGTGCTGACCAATGCCCCGCGATTCAGCGCCTATGTGGCCTCCAAGGCTGCGCTGGATGCCTGGACACGCTGCGCATCCAGCGAGTTTGCGGATCAAGGTATCAGTTTCACCACCATCAATATGCCTTTGGTGCGCACACCAATGATTGCCCCCACCGGTATTTACAACAATGTGCCCACCCTCTCGCCCGAGCAAGCGGCCGATATGGTGGCCGATGCCTGTATCAGTAAACCGGTGCGGATTGCCACTCGGCTTGGTATTACGGGGCAGGTGATGCATGCGTTGGTACCTCGTATTGCCCAGATCGCCATGAATACCAGCTTCAGAATGTTCCCGGACTCCTCCGCAGCAAAAGGGGCCAAACCCGGGGAAAAATCGAAGCTATCTCCCGAAGCCATTGCCATGCAGCAAATGATGCGGGGTATTCATTTCTAA